The Caproicibacterium amylolyticum genome includes the window TGCCACGTCCGGGTCGCGTGTAGAGCGGTAACTTGTCCGGGACGCCGTCCCAGCTACTATATAGCTTTTTGGGTGGCACAAACCTGCCCCATATAGCTGTGCGCTTAGTCCACGGGTCGCTGTATTCCCACGGCTGGAATATTAACTGCGGTCTGCCCATGTAGTCTATCAAGTGGCCTACCGGGTTTTCCAACGCCCACCATTGCGGCTTGCACATTGCGATTATCCGTAAGCAGGCAACCACCGTAGTAAGTCCGACATCAAAATGTCTTTCACGATTTTCCGCTTTGCAATTAAGTAAGCTAAATTCCGTGCACGGCGGTGCCGCTAGTATACCGTAAACATTTTCCGGTGGCTCATATGTACACACGTCGTTATCAGGCAAGGTAATCAGCCGCACGTCGTAACCAGCCTCTTTGTATGGTCTACTCCATGAGCCTGTCCCGCCACACAGGTCAAGGATTATCTTGCCGCTGTTGTTCGGCGCGGTCATGGGGTAGGCTCCTGTGGATTGTCGAGTAGTGACCCGCAGAATGGGCAAATTTCAGCACCATCAAGTTCTGCAAGCATTTTGCTATATCCTTCAATCTCACCTAAGTCGTGTTCTTTATGCCCAGTTATGTCCCACACCATTCCGTCGCGCGAATCATCTCGGAATGTCCATCCGAGCGTTTGGTACAGAAAATTGCTCACAGCTTGAAAATCTTTTGCGTACCAACGCATGGTACGCGTATCTTTACAATCCTTTGCGGCCACGTACTTGCTCCATATGTCCGCAAGCCCGAACGCACACTGCTTTTTGATGTCCTCATCATCAAGGTTTTGCACATACTCAACTTTCATCATTTTCACCTTCTTCCGGCGGGCGGCGGTAAACTGCGCTATCTCCGTTAGTAATTGACGTTTCATAAATTGTACCGTCAACACCTGCCAGACTAATCGTTTCGCGGAACTGCGGCTCTACCCTGTACCAGCCATTAGGGCATAATACGTCTTTTGACTCTACCCATACCCACTGACCTATCATCTTCCGCAGCTCGTCCACCGTCAGCAGTTCATTTGGCTGCTGGGTGCGGCGGTTCCAGGCTTTTGCTGCTGAAATTTTCATGGATTTTTCTATTGCTACCGGGCCAGTAAAAACGGGTGCAGCTGCTCCACATTGTTCACAATCATATCCAACAAGTACGCATCCTTGCGATATCTGTTTTCTGTTATAACGTGCTTCTCCCCCGCAAAATGGGCACGGCTTCAATTCTTCACTCATTGCTTTCCTCCTTTTCGTCCATCTTTGCGCCGCACTGCGGGCAGTAATGCGAGCCTGTAAATGCCAAAGGATTTATTTTTGTGTTTGTTGGTAAATTATTGTTCCTTGCGTGGCAGTTTGAGCAAAGATAAGCACCGAGTCCCCAATCCATTCCGTCTTTGTCATACTCCCAGTGTGCGTGTACCGCTGTCACAGCATCGGCAGTGGGAGTTTGTTTAATAAGTTTCTGAATTTTCAGATGTGCCATCAAATTTGGGAGTGCCAATTCCGTTCCTTCCACTTTTTCAAGTGTATTATTGTAAGCTTCATTATCATTCGTTGCCATTTCATCTGCATCAACCAATCGCATTGTTTTCCTCCTTCTTATCCGCAAGGTCTATTAAAGTGTGCGCATATTTTCGCATCTTGTCACGCTGTGCTTCTGAAAACTTCGAGTTGTCGCATACCTGTTGCATAATGATGGTAGCTGCAAAAATCAGCGCTGTTTCTGTTTCTTTATTCATTATTTTTCCTCCTTCGGCGGTTCCGGCAGTGGCATCCAGTGAGTAAACTTAAATTCTTGAAAATATGATGTAGGTACAAATGCATCTTTGGATTCGTTAAAAAATATTAAATCACGGTGAGACACGTATTCCGTTCCAGTAGAAGCGTTAGCTACAATAATGTCCATTCCGTCTTCCGGCAGCCTGTCCTTAACGCTAATCCAGTGCGGCGCCTTTTCTGCCAACCGCGTATTTTCGGC containing:
- a CDS encoding DUF551 domain-containing protein gives rise to the protein MTNQEWEDCNELSDLRMENAVLKDKLAAALAENTRLAEKAPHWISVKDRLPEDGMDIIVANASTGTEYVSHRDLIFFNESKDAFVPTSYFQEFKFTHWMPLPEPPKEEK
- a CDS encoding Lar family restriction alleviation protein, coding for MSEELKPCPFCGGEARYNRKQISQGCVLVGYDCEQCGAAAPVFTGPVAIEKSMKISAAKAWNRRTQQPNELLTVDELRKMIGQWVWVESKDVLCPNGWYRVEPQFRETISLAGVDGTIYETSITNGDSAVYRRPPEEGENDES